The following are from one region of the Actinopolyspora halophila DSM 43834 genome:
- a CDS encoding FadR/GntR family transcriptional regulator: MTTAAPRAWERVLAHIESDLLDGRLTPGQRIPGERALAGELNVGRSSVREAMRVLEALGVLRAQTGSGPEAGAIILTRPTGGMSALMRLQVAGQGFPVPDVVRTRVILETSSVSELADGTEPVDLSEVEELLDAMDDPELTRQEFLVLDAQFHLTLTRAAGNQVVTAMMSGLRDSIETYTGRIATALDSWEDTANRLRAEHRAITAAVRDGAADLAGERVAAHIRGYYAATPPEE, encoded by the coding sequence ATGACCACCGCTGCTCCGCGCGCTTGGGAACGAGTACTCGCACACATCGAGTCCGACCTGCTCGACGGCAGGCTCACCCCCGGACAGCGGATCCCGGGCGAACGCGCCCTGGCGGGCGAGCTCAACGTCGGACGTTCCTCGGTGCGCGAGGCGATGCGCGTGCTGGAGGCGCTGGGAGTGCTGCGCGCGCAGACCGGCTCCGGCCCGGAGGCGGGAGCGATCATCCTCACCCGCCCCACCGGCGGGATGAGCGCCCTGATGCGACTGCAGGTGGCCGGGCAGGGCTTCCCGGTGCCGGACGTGGTCCGCACCCGGGTGATCCTGGAGACCTCCTCGGTCTCCGAACTGGCCGACGGCACCGAACCGGTGGACCTGTCCGAGGTCGAAGAACTGCTCGACGCGATGGACGATCCCGAGCTGACCCGGCAGGAATTCCTCGTGCTCGACGCGCAGTTCCACCTCACGCTGACGCGGGCGGCGGGGAACCAGGTGGTGACCGCGATGATGAGCGGACTGCGGGACTCGATCGAGACCTACACCGGGCGGATCGCGACCGCCCTGGACTCCTGGGAGGACACCGCGAACCGACTGCGCGCGGAGCACAGGGCTATCACCGCCGCCGTGCGCGACGGCGCCGCAGACCTGGCCGGTGAACGCGTGGCCGCCCACATCAGGGGCTACTACGCCGCTACACCCCCGGAGGAATGA